The Actinomycetota bacterium nucleotide sequence TCGTTATTCTTAGACCTTTGCGTTCTCTAGGGGGGCCGCTATCGCCGCCGAGCGTGGACACGAGGATCCCGGAACCCTGGCGACACCGTGGGCGAAGTCCGATCGACGGTTGCCTCGTCTGCTCGCGCGTCCCCTGCAGCAGTTCCTGCAGACAGAGGCCTCTGGTGGGGTTCTGCTCTTGATCGCGGCGGCCGGTGCGCTGCTGTGGGCGAACATCGATCCGAGGTCATACGAAACGGCGTGGCATACCGACCTCAGCGTCGGGCTTGGCCGGTGGACGATCGACCAAGATCTTCGTCACTGGATCAACGATGCGGCCATGGCGGTGTTCTTCTTCGTCGTGGGGCTCGAGATCAAGCGGGAACTCGTCTCCGGAGAACTGCGAGACCGCAGGGCAGCGATCCTTCCGGTGGCGGCCGCGCTGGGCGGGATGCTGGTTCCGGCTCTCGTGTACTTCTCGATCACCGCGGGGACATCCGGATCCAGAGGATGGGGTATCCCGATGGCGACTGACATCGCATTCGCTGTCGGTATCCTCGCAGTCGTCGGGCGACATCTGCCCTCGAGTCTGAGGCTGTTCCTTCTCACGTTTGCCATCGTGGATGACCTCGGAGCCATCCTGGTGATCGCGATCTTCTATTCGGATGGCATCTCGCTTGCGCCTCTGTTGCTCGCGGCGGCACTCGTGTTGTTCATCGGATTGCTGCGTCGAGCACAGATCCAGGCGGGCTTCGTCTACCTGGTGCTCGGCATCGGAGTTTGGCTCGCCGTGTTCGCGTCCGGCATCCACGCAACGATCGCAGGAGTCGCCCTGGCCTTCGTTACGCCAGCGCTCGCATTCCAACGGCCCGCCGCCGTAAGCCAGGAGGCACGACGCGTCGCAGAGGAGACGTCGGACGAACCTTCACCTGCCGACATCGACGCACCTCAGTGGCTTCACCTCGCGGGCCTGACGCGGCAAGCCGTCTCACCGTTGGCTCGCCTCGAGCAGGCTCTGCACCCGTGGACGAGCTTCCTGATCGTCCCGCTGTTCGCGCTCGCAAATGCAGGAGTGCGCATCGGTGCGGACGCATTCAGCGACGCGAACTCAACGAGAGTGATGATCGCGGTCGCGCTTGGGCTCCTCATCGGCAAGATAGCCGGAATCACGCTGGGAGCGCTCGTCGCATCCAAGTTGCGGATGGCCCAGCTGCCTTCGGATGTCTCGTGGACGCAGGTAGTCGGTGTCGCGGCTGTCGGTGGAGTCGGTTTCACCGTCTCGCTCTTCATCGCTGGCCTTGCGTTCGACGACGTCCGCCTGCTCGAGGGCGCCAAACTCGGCATCCTGGCCGGCTCGGTCCTCGCCGGCATCGCCGGGAGCTTGATCCTTTCACGCAGTCGGCCCCGAAGGATGGAGGACCATCTTGATACGGCGAACCAACCTTGAGTAGAGAGCTACGACAGTCGATCGATGCCCGGGACACGGTCGAAGCCGGCATCGAAGCTCGCGATGCGGTCGATCTCGTTCGCCCTCATGACGGCCACATGGAGCGCGTCGCGCGCCGAGACGCCGTAGCGGCTCATGACGATCTCCTTCGCGGCCTCGACATCTGCGAGGGCGACCGGTAACACCTGATCGACGATATCGATCACAGCGATGAAGGCCGGCTGGATCGCATCGATCCGATCGATCGCCGTGTATCGGTGGAGGATCTCCTGGAGCACCTCGACATCGGTAACGAGGCGCTCACCCCTCGCGATGAGGTCGTCGAGTATCCGCACTGCATCGGTCTTGTGAGGGTGCTCGGCGCCGACCAGATACATCGGCAAGTTGGAGTCGATGAAGATCAAGGCGCCGCGTATCCACGCTCGATCTCGCGGAGCATCTCGTCGATGTCGGCGGTCGGGAAAGCGTGGCGCGCAGCGGCTCGCACCGCCGCCAGTTTGCGCGCCGGCTCGCGTGCCGAGGACTGCGTACGCGCAGTGCGCAGCGCCTGCCGCACCCACTCGGACACCGTCATCCCATGCCGCAGGGCCTCCTCGCGGATAGTCGCCAGCTCCTGTTCGTCGAAGACGACTTGAAGGCGCTTACTCATGGTATGAGTTTAATACACTACTCGATAAGTGGGNNNNNNNNNNGCACGGCTTGATACGACTGCATGACCTCCCGCGACCACGCGTACGTTTCCACGTACGCGCTGGTCGGCTCCTCGCTCGCGTGCTCGAGCGTCAACAGGACGACTCCCGAGTTGAACGTTCGGGAATCGACCAGGCGGAGATGCCGCATGTCGCTCTCGCTTCGGCGATGCCGTCCATCGTCACGAACTCCGTTGCGATGAGCTTCCTCATGAGGCGGCACCGGCTTTGGACGGAGACGATCGCGGGCACGACGATGCTATCGCGGCGAGCAGGTCGCCGGAGGGCTAGGCGCCCGGCGTGAAGAACCAGGGGCTCGCGTAAGCGAGCGCGCCGCCGTGGGAGCGGAACGGCTCGGTCGCGAGCTCGTCCGGTGGCTTGCTCGGATCCGTGATCCGGAGGAACATCCAGTCTCCGTCGTCGATGTCGGCCTCGACGTCGAACGAGATCGGCGCATCGGACGGGCCCGGCACCGCGACATCCAGCACACCGGCCAGCGTCGGAACCTCGGAGCCCGGCCGGATCACCTCGACGACGATGTCGCGGCCGATCCACTCCGGTCCCGCGTCGAAGTCGAGCGTCACGTGGACGACGCCGGTCGTATGCGCCTGCTCGGTCCCCATCGGCGCTCCGTTCGCCAGCGCGTCCAGGCGCAGCCCGGGCTCGAAGGTTGCGAAGCTCCGCCTCGCCTCGAGCGCCGCGCGGATCCCGTCGC carries:
- a CDS encoding type II toxin-antitoxin system VapC family toxin, with protein sequence MIFIDSNLPMYLVGAEHPHKTDAVRILDDLIARGERLVTDVEVLQEILHRYTAIDRIDAIQPAFIAVIDIVDQVLPVALADVEAAKEIVMSRYGVSARDALHVAVMRANEIDRIASFDAGFDRVPGIDRLS
- the nhaA gene encoding Na+/H+ antiporter NhaA; this translates as MPRLLARPLQQFLQTEASGGVLLLIAAAGALLWANIDPRSYETAWHTDLSVGLGRWTIDQDLRHWINDAAMAVFFFVVGLEIKRELVSGELRDRRAAILPVAAALGGMLVPALVYFSITAGTSGSRGWGIPMATDIAFAVGILAVVGRHLPSSLRLFLLTFAIVDDLGAILVIAIFYSDGISLAPLLLAAALVLFIGLLRRAQIQAGFVYLVLGIGVWLAVFASGIHATIAGVALAFVTPALAFQRPAAVSQEARRVAEETSDEPSPADIDAPQWLHLAGLTRQAVSPLARLEQALHPWTSFLIVPLFALANAGVRIGADAFSDANSTRVMIAVALGLLIGKIAGITLGALVASKLRMAQLPSDVSWTQVVGVAAVGGVGFTVSLFIAGLAFDDVRLLEGAKLGILAGSVLAGIAGSLILSRSRPRRMEDHLDTANQP
- a CDS encoding antitoxin, giving the protein MSKRLQVVFDEQELATIREEALRHGMTVSEWVRQALRTARTQSSAREPARKLAAVRAAARHAFPTADIDEMLREIERGYAAP